Part of the Tenebrio molitor chromosome 4, icTenMoli1.1, whole genome shotgun sequence genome, CgaaatcgttattttattCGGCCATAGGGCCGGATAGAAAAATATAACGTAACAGGTACCATAAACAACctacgtcaacttcttttgtggaactgaccgcccaatttaataataaatcatagctaaattttgtactttaatatcaaatcccatttatttcaaaaaccggtgatgttttcatgacttcaatgacaccaaatttttcctaaatgtttgcAAGGACTctcattgaaaaattatgtaaattaatgtagcgtttattgaattaaaacaaaatctttatctgtttcattaaaatttttgaaatttttacagactgttctacagtgatacacaatcattcctgaattttttgagaattttaaattgattagaagtgggtgttttctctcgggcggtaaaacttcacTCACCCACTCACTCCATTATCAGGTAATAAGagtaaaatgcacaattataattccagcATCTAAAATGTATGAAGTATAATAAGTTTCaaaccacaaattgtctacgctgGTGCATtcaacgcttatttgcatagaattccgccACGACATGACTGCAACGCCTGcactgatttgtttttttttttatcacattCTATACTTAGGTTTATGCTGAGTTAACACATTCagcaaatttttgtaaattaatctGTTTGTTCCAAATTGTTCAAataattatcttttttaaGTACCTACTTAAGAGTTTTAAGTGTGTAGATAATCTGCCTTAGTAACTAAACAACAATTACTAGTCCAAAAATACctcaaattattttcgttCCATTATTTCTTTATTAGTTAATTATTTTGGTACAATTTGTCATggtatgaaattaataaataaataatttctagATTCAGCTAATCTAAGATTtcacagatttttttcttttattcacaataaaatttgtgATTGCTATGACAACATAAATGAGACAAATACCAAACTGATAACTTCCATAAACAACGAATTGTCCTCTGACATCCAAGTTAAAACCGGTACCCTCTGACGATACTACTGCTGTCAATATTGCAGTAAAGGCCTGGCCCCAAAATGTAACTGTGCCAACTACCAAACCGTAACTGTCTTCTACTACTTCTTTAGCAATCTGTCCCATAACCAGTGTGGTCATAAAATAGACCAACGTGCTGTTCAATATGTAGAGTGAGTAGCACAGAAAAATGTTCTCCGTTTGTGAGATTGCAATCGTAAGTATTCCTGCAACTAGAGAAGAAGCAGCCAGTGCCATATCTAATTTATTTCTCCAAGTAACATTGACGTAGCCAGCTAAGAGGGATGAACAAAATCCTAGAAATGTTTGTAGGGCGATTACAGCACCATTGTATAAATCTTGATCTTCAGTTTGTAATAGGGAATAGAGAGTTTGGATATAATATTCCATCGCGGTGTACCCAGCAACTGCAAAACCATGCCACATTCCCCATTTAATAACCTTTCGGTTGGTAAATGCTTGAATCAAGTGGCCTTTAATAACAACAAACGCGGAGACGACCTTTTTTGAAAACGGTAGATGACGAACTTCTTCAGTTTGAAAATACATACTTTCTTTTACTGGTGGCAAAATGCAGGCCCACAGCGTTGTCAAAACCATAGCtggaaaatattgtttattgttaaaatGATGACACTGAATAACGCTGTGTAGAAACAGCAAAATACTACCGAcacttttttattctttattatttaaaataaaacgttgTTATGAAAAAGGGGCACGGCAAATAGGCCGGATTTATATATCATTCATTACAGATATTTATATCAAGTAAGTAAAGATAATTCCTTAGAAAGCATTTTTacatgatttttattttttttttacattccactataatttttctggattgtattatcaatttatcatttttaatttgaatatacataattattattatttactcaCCACCCAACGATATATAATTGAGTTGCTCAACATCCATCCATTTCACTGAAACTAGAATTTGTGCTAATATTCCTGAAGATGTTCGTCCTGCCAGAGTAGCTGCGTTTGTGTGTGACGTAACTCTTTCGAAATGTTCCTTGTCTACTTTAGCATAAATATAAGTATAGTAAGCTACCGCTGCTCCGTAAAACAATCCGTTGAAACCCTAACAtaacaaacaattaaattctttgtgttttttgaGTTATACACTAACATACTAAAGCTATTTGCAGTCCAAGCAAACTCGTGGTCCACAACATTAAACTGTACAGAATAACTCCGGACAACCCTACAACGATAATTAAGGGCTTGTATCTGCACATATCGGTGATCAAAAACGCAAACACTTGTAGTACTAGAGTGGAGTATACGGTTATAGGAAGAGCTTCTCTATTGACTTGATCTTCTGTGAAATTTTTGGGACCGACGAAATATTCGTAGTAAAACGCTTCTGATGGGCGAAACTCTTTCAAAAAACCAATCAAAGTTAACGTAAGCGAAATCTTAAGCCACGGTTCCATGATGTAAGATTATCTGAAATGTTATTTCAACTTATTTTTACATCTTTTAAATATGTGTTTCTATTTTGCAGCTATaacagtcagtataacactcaaacgggtttcgaaaaggagctcttttcgatacgcgtttcaggaacatttacttaaatttttaatgttggcagtgactcgtagtgagttgttgctacgtgatcactgcatttcacgacac contains:
- the LOC138130024 gene encoding thiamine transporter 2-like; translated protein: MEPWLKISLTLTLIGFLKEFRPSEAFYYEYFVGPKNFTEDQVNREALPITVYSTLVLQVFAFLITDMCRYKPLIIVVGLSGVILYSLMLWTTSLLGLQIALGFNGLFYGAAVAYYTYIYAKVDKEHFERVTSHTNAATLAGRTSSGILAQILVSVKWMDVEQLNYISLGAMVLTTLWACILPPVKESMYFQTEEVRHLPFSKKVVSAFVVIKGHLIQAFTNRKVIKWGMWHGFAVAGYTAMEYYIQTLYSLLQTEDQDLYNGAVIALQTFLGFCSSLLAGYVNVTWRNKLDMALAASSLVAGILTIAISQTENIFLCYSLYILNSTLVYFMTTLVMGQIAKEVVEDSYGLVVGTVTFWGQAFTAILTAVVSSEGTGFNLDVRGQFVVYGSYQFGICLIYVVIAITNFIVNKRKKSVKS